gaaatttttgtttcatccATATTTGTCcgcttttttccttttttactATCTTATCCTTTTTCACAGTTTAAAAGAATCGTAGTCGATGGCACTTTGCAGTATCGCGTCTAAATTTTTCCGTTGAAATTCCACTTAGTGACAGTTATGGCCAACGGAAGGTTTCGGTGCTCGTTTCTTCACCTTCTGTGATCGAAAGCGGGTAGGGATTTCAAGCAAGGCAAGACGGGGCGAATCACGAACAGAGTCGGGCTGAGCCAAACGGTGACGCGAAAACGTCCGAGAATGAACGAAGTAGGATTAATCGGCGATTGGCGGGAAAGAGGGGAAGAAGTCTCCTTCGTCGTCGAGGAACGTCGGCCTTCAGTAGCTAGCACGTGCTGCGCTAGCCGGCCGCGTTTTATTCCGCTCTCTTCTCCCAATTCTATCCtctcctccttttttttttagttgttttaaattgtattttgttctactttttaattttaacgacaCCCCCAAAGACTACTCGACGTTactgtttcaatatttttttttaactttaacataatttatacacTCTACCGCTCACGCAACGAATACGCTTATTATACcgcattacattttatcatacAACTTGTCCCGAattatttgtacatatttttctatctcaTCGCGACGAGCGCCTTATACACGCATCGTTTTTCTTAACTTGTTTCCCACACTACCCTTCTGCCCCGTATTGTCAGAGGAGATCTCTCGCGCTTTGTGTTCCTTTCTCGAATGGATGTCGGTTCGTTGAGAATGTCGTATCGTGCGTTCGAGAATGCGCGACAGTGAAGTGCAATTCAAATGCGTGGGAAACCAAGTGGAAAGATCGACTCAGCCCGGAGATGTACGTACGAATTTCTTGTCTATTGCTCGTCTCTCGCgtcggagaaaaaaaatgtcggTACCGCGATGGCAACGTGGTTTGTTTCCCGACATCTTGTCGTCGGCGCCGAAGCGAAACGACACGGCGCGAAACGAGTCGAACCGAGGCGGGAGTGCGCGTGCGATCGCCCGCCCGCTCGCCCGCGCCCGTTTACTTAtcttatttgtttcattagaTTTGTAAATTACATGCGCGACTCTACGTGGCAGTTGCGCTCCGATAATATCCCGGCGTTCGCGAACACGCTCCAACGTGTTCGGAGCATCGAGCCGTCTGTTCAAATATGGCCACCGAAATCCGGCCACGCGGAGCTGGCTGGTAcgagtactttttttttccggtTTCCTCTCTTTGTCCGTcgctttaaaaaatgaatattacgTTTTTGTTCCATTTTCTTAAATTCGCCGAATATAACGTCATGCAGCCAAGTCTCCTCCCACACGGATGTCCTTCgagtatatttaaaagatgGACACTTTCGCGCATAAAGCACTCCGTTCGTTTTTTACTGTCTTTAAGTAATTCAACTACGCTTTTAATGTATCCAAATTAGATGCAGCAGGCGCATTTAATGGTATTGTCTGGGATCTTAAACCGTTCGCTCGGTGAAGTGTGGCCATTTTGTGAATGATCGAAAGAGAACGCCTCACCATATTGCTGCGATCTGTTCTCGTAAAATCGCCAGCTCGATTTTTAGAGTCggtgaaattttataaatgaattcGTCGTTTCAATTGCACATTATATTACATCGAcgtttacttaaaaaaataattattaaatttaacgttTAGATCGCGACGgggaagataaattttctttatattctttgttGCAAACGTTGGAATTATACGAAACTGAAGGTGCTCAAAATTGGGCGAAAGcgtttttgcaatattattctGTATCGATTGACATCTTTTACGCGCCACGTTTGTCTTTTTCATGCTGAATTTTTTCGTCGTTACACAGCCATACGTTGGAATTATATCTCGAATTTTTGCGTAAGTGAACAGACTCGATCTATATTAAAAGATCATGCAAAATTGTATGAAGGTAGATAATAAATTCGATAAGTAAGAAGTGCGTTCGGTCGCGCCCATATTGTCGCCGAAATGATCGATCTTGGCAACAGCACATTGTCATTGAAAGTACATGTATTCTTCGATACAGGGAAAGAAGTCTGGTTCGCAACCGAGGGTCACGGCCGCAGACGCGTGTGTGTGCGGCCGTGCTTGTTGCGCTGTTAGGACCTCGGCTAACGCCATTTCACAAGAACACGCGGCGCGTCTGTACATCGAAAAATATCACGGGAATTTGGGCGCAGCGTTGCTCCGCCGCAACCTTGAGCCTCTCATCATCCGGCGATTGGGTGAAAGTCTTCCGCGGTTTAAAAAAACTCCATCCGTAGCACAGGAAAAAGCCGCCAGCTGCTTGGAAATACCGGGAAACATTCTTCAATGATCGATCGATTGACCCTGAAAGGACGTGTGTCGCTCGTATTCGGTATTGTATTCAAAAGCACTCGTACACTTGGAGCGGGCATTTTACGATTTCTCTGTGCAAATTTCGCGATCGtttaaagcatgaaatatggTGAAGAATGTGTGAGAGCGAAATCGTGAAGCGGAATCGAAATCGCGTTTTACGAACGAACAACTGTAATGCACGCATACATACATTAATGACGCGATTAATGACGCACGATAAAACCGTATCGGGGCAGTGCGGGTGATACTCGCGcgaaaattctttttcacgCCGATGCTCTTTGAGCCCTGCAGATGTTCGACAGCGATAGACGGTTTGCGCACTTGCGGTGGCGATCTCTCTCGCAGCCGTCTAATTATATCGTCTTTCTCGAAATTCTTAGTCGCACCTTGTCCGCGTCTCGCCTATACGTCCAAGCCTATgcgtgatttttatttatcgccAGCGGATTGATTCTGAACTATCCGCCGTCTCGACctgcttttataaaatgtgacTCAACCTACTTTCATGCATCGCGAATCGAATCCAAGATCGACACGAGGACGAAATGTTTGTCGCGCGCCgaacgttaattaattaaccaattaaataattgctcTCGAAGAAGTTTCGTCGTCGGcagtgaataaatatttcgaacgTTTCGCCAGATTTCGACTTGCTACGGGAATCCACACTGAGATTTCGATCGCGGATAAATTAATGGCACGGTCGGATGTAGGAATTTTTTCCGAGCGATACACGGCGCGCGCTCAGCTTTCGGCTCGACTCGGAGCCGCTTGCGTTTAGTGCGCTTGCTCCGGCGCAAACCGGTGAACAGAACTAATTTAAGAAATCCTATGTCGTGCCTGTCGGTTTGCGCCAGTTCACAGGTTAAAATAGATGCGTGAAAGTCGTCGGGCGCCGCGGCTGGTCAGACCCGAGGATTTTCCGAAGTGTCTTTCAGTCGGAGACAATCGTTCGCGATcgccgttgtcgtcgtcgtcgtcgtcgtcgtcgtcgccgccgtcaTTGTCGTCTCTCTTACGTGGACCGTCCTCTGCATTCTCGAGTCGAGATCCAAATACTCGGCACGCGGACGTAACGCGACTTTTTCTCGAGTATCGTCGGCATCTCGGTTTCACTGTTGGATCGCGATCGAGAAAACGAGATTCGCGAACGATCATCGACGACGTCGTGCTGTCGTTGAGGTCGTCGAAAATGCAATTCTCGCCGTTGTTGCGCATCGTCGTGTTTCGTGCCGTCGTATCTGTACCGCGTTTGGCAGGATTTGGCaggtttataaataaatactgaaTCAGTGCCGCGCGTGCGAGCGGGTGCGGCGCGACGACAGAAACTCGAGCCCATCCGAAGATGTGAGTGCACGTGTGCGCGGCGGACATACGCGAAACATGGGCGACCGAAGAgcgagcggcggcggcggcggcagccgTGCCAGCAGCAGCACGAGATCCAAAAGTCGTAATCGACGGGGATCCCGAGATCACGGTACACGCCCGATCCCGACACGTCGAGGCTATATTCCTCGTTGAATCAAATCTTTCTTTCGCCGCTATTTCAGTCTTAAAGAGCAGCTTGTAATAGCAccgaagaaagaaaataagttGAGCAATCGCTTGGCTTTCTTTTTTGGACTTTCAGTCATCATTGATGATCGATGCGTTCGTACAGAATGAAAGGATACAGAGATCGATGAAATATGCTACTTCGCGTTCGATACGTTTGTTAAAATTGcatacaaatttctttttccagCCGTACCAAACTTTTTTCGTATCCTCGCTTTCATGTATCATCATATGcgtacttctttttttttttaggtaaaGCTATGCAAAAGCAGAAGAgtaagaataaattgaaaccCTACGAGCTGAATCGCAAGGGCGCGGAGAAGGAAGGCACAGACATGGACGCCTTTGTAAACCCGGTATCGGCGACAAAAGTGGCCGAGATCAAGCAGGACAACAAGGATCAGCACACACCCGCTCTGAAAGACAGTAACAAGGAGTCCGGCAGGGAGATTAGTAAAGACATAAAAGAGAAGGATAATTATGAAtcgaagaaagagaaggagattTTACCCGTTCACCCGAAAGTCGAGAAACACGTAGTTGCCGAGGTGCCCAAGGAAAGCGCTCCCGTGCAAGCCGCTCACGTTGTAGATAAACTGCCGATTAACAAGGAAGTGCCGAAGGAGTCCTCTCCGAAGATAGAGGACAGCGCGAAGTCGAATGTATGTAACGCGCAACCGAAAGCAGCAGTAGTTCCTAACGACGTCGTCGATCACGCGTTAATCAAGGAGGAGATCAACTTGGAAGCATTGGTCGCGCAAAAGAACGAGGAGAACTTCAAGGTTTCAGCGTTGCTCGCGTCCAACGACGAAAAGGTAACGCCGACAGTGATGCCGGCAGCGGTTATCGAGAAGAAGCAGCAGCTGCAGGAAGTGGAAGCTCCGAGCGGCGGTAGTAACGCGTCGACTGAAATCACCACGCCTAGACAGCCACAACTCAAGTACACATACAAAGAGGATCAGTGGAGTCCGATAAACACCACTGGTAAGAAGATCTACGATAGAGATTTCTTGATGAAGCTGCAACATGAACCCAATAGCAAGATTAAGCCACCGAATTTGCCAAATCTGCAAGCTGTTTTGAAAGACACTATACAGGTAAAATTTTTGCTCACTTTTGCACGTGTAATTTATACGCAcgtaatatttcatcatttaCACATGTATGCGTGATTTTTACAGAATATTAACTCCACTCTGGATTTGAGGACATTCAAGGATGCAAATCTTACCAGACACGACTCACTGATGCCTGGATTTGCTAAATCAAACTTGAACGCACGCCCGGTAAGTCGGATTAAAGCAAACACGCGGATTGCATATCGCGAAATGGAAATAAAGATGGATGATGCTGAGTTGTGAAAGTAGTGGTCCGAAATGTTTTGATGGACAACACATATTTTCTGACTTTTCATTCTTTACTGAATTACTTTATCTGGATACTAGTCTTGATACGTTGCTAACAAGACGtgcctttttttttgcagCCGGCAACAAGTAGTCGTAAGAGCGACAGAGGCAAACCTAAGCCCAGTAAGCCCAATGTCATACACGTCTCTTTGTCACTCCGAGAAGATGTGAAACTGAGAGAGACGGAGAACGCTTGGAAACCCACAAGGCTGAAGCAGTTGTTTATAACCGAGGAAGACGCGAAGACCGAGGCTCTCTACAAGCGAGTGCGCAGTGTGTTGAACAAGCTCACTCCGCAAAAATTCGCCACCTTGGTGGAGCAAATTAAGCATTTACCCATTGATACACAAGAACGTCTACAGGGAGTAATCAATCTGGTCTTCGAAAAAGCCGTCGACGAGCCCAGCTTCTCCGTAGAATACGCATTGTTGTGCAAAGAACTGGCCTTGATGGAGGTTGCAGGCGGCGATCAAGATTGTTCTATCAGCTTTAAGAAACTCATTATCACTCGTTGccaaaaagaatttgaaaagaatCCGATTGACGATGTTGCTAGGAATAGAAGAATTAAGGAAATTGATGAATGCACAGATCCTGTAAGCGAACCTTGatctatttcatttttcagctattttcagtattttttttttatatatatagaatattttattttaatatttgattgtttcatttattaggaaaagaaaaaggaattaCAGTTGGCTCTCGAGGACGAGGAACGTCGGATACGTGTGAAATCTGTAGGAAATATTCGGTGAGCAAATTTtctatatgataaatatttttactagactataattttcttaaacatattttattttaacatttacagGTTTATTGGTGAAttatacaaacaacaaatattGACTACGAAAATCATGCACCGCTGCGTCCGACATTTATTGGAGCAAAATGATGAAGACAACTTGGAGTGCCTGTGCAAGCTGTTAACGACAATTGGCAAGGATTTAGAATTGAAAGGATCTCCCGAGGTAAAAGTTTAAGTCTGTGATTTATCGACGATAATATATTACTTGTGTAtttctaacttttttttttattttacaggaAATGCAAGAATATTTCGGCAAAATGCAAGAAATGGTCATTCGAAAAGGTCATAGCAAGATCAGTTCTAGGATCCGTTTCATGCTGCAAGATGTTATAGATTTAAGAGCGAATAAATGGATCCCAAGAAGAAACGAGAATAATCCCAAGACGATAGACCAGATCCAAAAGGAAGCGGAATCCGAGAGGCTGGACATGCAAGTGAACAGCGCACCGTTGAACACTCCACGAAAAGATGATCGCAATAACGACAGGAAAAGAAATCGTAAGTTATGACAACTACGTAATGCGTTTTCTGCATATTATTACGATCATGATGAAACATTATGTTACCAACAATTATTCGCGCTAGGTGGATTAGGCGGTCCTACTGACGATGGTTGGAGTCAACCAGTAGGAAGGGTTAGACCTACCACGTATTCGGTGGAAACAGCGAAATTGAAGAACAAGCCGGTTAGTAATTTGAGTCTCTAATATTTCACCTGCCAACTTTTTGTTACTCAATTATCAATATCactatattattctttattcaatttattttttaatttttttctttaattttatttaacttttaaattgtaattttattttttgcaatagcCTCCCATGGATGATATGCAGCTTGGTAATAGGGCTTCTTATTTGTGGCGAGCTACCACCCCGTCCAATAACTCCAAGACAATAAGTGCgaataaatttgcatgttTAGAGAACATGTCTAATCTAGATCAGGACAAACGGATGCCGCCGCTACCACTCTCTGGGTGAGTAGAACATTTTTGAAACGCATTCGTGACTTTTGTCCAATTTCACTTTATGATGATACACATTTACAGACTAGAGTTTCTGAATCTTCTAAAACGTACATgatttcacaatttaattCTGACGTTTTGCAAATCTCACGTCAACATTCAGATGCAGATCGAACAATTACTTATACATTTCTACCTGTTATTATTTCAGATCGAGATCAACGGGTCCCAGGGAATGTGGTCGCGATTACAAATCTTATGGTAACAATCTTTTGCACTTATAGATATaagctttttaaaaatattctttgaatAAATGACTGAAAGAAATGTTATCTATTACAGACGGAAGGAGTTCTCGTAACGGTACTCACCAATTGGGCGCAGCGTCGAGCAGAGACAGTCATCCGTTATTAGATAGTGCGCAGGGTAGAAATGTGTCGATGCCTCTGCCTGTAATGAAATCTGTTTCGCAATCTGGCGCAATCAGCCACAAACCCGCAATGTCGGAACAAGAATTCATCAAGGCTCATAATTCCATATTAAAACACTACCTTGAGGAACCAATTGTCGAAGTAAGTTTTCTGAAAACGATATACTAGTTCCGACGAGACAAAGATATTGCAGGTGCAACGCTTTGCACGCTCCTTAGATCCATCTCTGATTCATTAGGAGATGCTTGAGTCATTGGCGTGCTATAGTATGCAATACCTTCTTTTTGGTATTCTATGATATTGTTGCATCAAGCTAATTCATATTAACCAGAGAGAGGACAAGAtataattgcgataaaaaaatgtttttaaaaatttataaaaaaatattagttttttggataaagaattttattggtATTTTGTCGTGTGGATCCGATGTAATCCTGACGTCATTTCTTTCTGTTTGCAGAATACGGGATTAGAAGTTCAGCAACAAAAGTTCGATATTGATACCTTGAACAAGTTCACGCGCGAATGCATCAACTATGTTCTGGAAAAATCGCCGACCGAGCGAGAACTGGTTTCCAAACTTCTGTCCCATCTGCTTAGGAGAAATATTCTACCTATGAAGTGTTTCAAAGAAGGGTAAGTCAATTtctttgtagaaaaaaaaaaaattgttgcaaaattatttgttcacATCTTTCGTATTAATGATGAAACTTATGAAACAGAGTAAAGATTACTACAATTGAAAGTTCTCTTTGTGTTACGTTTGCCAAAAGGATACTGATGCTACTCgcaacaaatttaatgttGTACCGAGTTTTTATCCGAACCATTACAAATACAGAGAAATTCTATTTCAGGTTAGGAGAAGTGTTGGAAATTGTGGACGATTTGGTTATAGATATACCAAAAATTTGGACGTATTTAGCGGAAATACTGTGTAagtaatatatgcatattattttttttccgcgagTTAATCGCGGAGCAATTTCtaggaaaatttttcttttgtgatGACGATCACATTTAATGCCAGAGAAAATGCCATGCGGGTACTGTAGCTCAACAGGCCTGATGAAAAATCTAGTAATGTACTCGCGATAATGATTTTAGATAGATTTTTACATGCATGCTGATATTCGTGTTGTAGCACATTCGATAGAGGACGGCGCTATCCCGTTATCCGAAATGAAGAGCGTATTTCTAAGTTTGAGGCGTCAAGGCTACGTAGGCAAGTTCATCGGTGAACTTCTGACGAAAGTATCTCTTAGCAAAGGACCTAAATGGGTTGCCGATAAATGGGACCAAAGCGGACTGCAATGGAGCAACTTAATTGACACAGATCTGGAAAATATGGAAAAGATCATCACGGAATACGTAAGCATTCCTCACGCCCGAGTACAAGTCAATATTTCGagcaaaattctttattattaatgtataatatttgtatatattgtatatatttgtatatatatgtacaaattatttatacatatgtatattgtaaattgtgtaagtataaaacaattttttttttaaatttttatatttctttccgTAGAAAagaatcttcaatttttaacgcattaattctcatttttagaatttagagTTCCTAACTGGTGATTATAATAGTGCCAAAGGCTTTCCTACTACCGATCAACTCTCGTTAGAAAAAATTCAGGATTATCTCACGAGGCTCATGAAGGATAATACTTCCTTTGACGAAATTTGCAGTTGGATAACTGTAAGCATATTTCCAAGCTGACATCTCAAGTTAGTGTATGTTATATATCGACGGTTTTCTGCAATAAATACTTGTTGTTTCAGGCAAATGTTGGTAGTAGAGATAAAGACCCCAGGTTTATAAGACATTTAATGACTGCCATTTTAGATACTACGTTAGGTACGTATTTGTAAGATGCTGTGTTTCAAAACATATCCATTAAAGTGAATAAACTAAACATGATGATaagattttttagattaaagataagaaataaatgatctTTATGTTGCTTAGCTAAAAGGATACTGACATGAATTTTCAAAAACCAttgatttacatttttacaggATTGCTATtctaaattatgttttttctccatatttatttgcagaaaaaaatcacgacacttggaaattaaatttagaaacttTTGCGAGCTTGCAAATGCTGATCCAACGGTTCGTCGATGCGAATGAATTATTAGAGTTGCAATGTCTTTATGCAATTCaacattacataaataaaattgagttCCCACCTGGTAAGCACTTTGAAATACacgcatttattattatatttattgatattagcATAAATTGCGTAGTAACTGaagtatttctatataaatgaaagatgttttattttattttacatttataagaatattaaagcgtgcggaattaattattttaataattgtaggTACTCTCGTTCCCATTATGAACCAATTGTGGATGGATAATGTGATATCGAGCGACGCATTTCTGACATGGCAAAAGAAGACTCCAGAATCAACGGAGGATCTTGTAGGACATAGCGTCTCAATTGTCGCCCTTACGTCGTTCTTCACCGATTTGCAAGAACCGGACGATAATTCCAGTGTCGAAGAGTTGTCAACTAGTGCGAAGCAGGACTGTTGACGATACTGTGATCGATTACACTATCGTCTATTAAAAAGACTTAAATACGCGTCTCCccgataaaaagaaaaatacaacgctcaaaaatcaaattgcagttgtgttttttttcccGCAAAAATGAAGACGCCGAGTATTGAACAGAAAAACTCCaatacgaataaataaaacaatgaaGTGATATGtgaaaatgtatgtaatataatctataactttttacgactcTCTACTAATGAGTAAAGAggagtaataataataataataataaatacagaCTTAAACAAAAGAACGAAATACGCGAAATACAGCTGTATTTGAGATATACATAATGAAGATAAACttaaactattaattattacagaactatgcaaaataattattatatataattcaataaaatggtttaaagtttaaataaagcaaaaaaatggCTCGCCAAATATTAACGTGTttcttatgtaaaaatgtcTGCAGCGAGGTAGGTCAATCGCTCAATAGAACCGGAAATATATGCGTCTCTTTTCCATGCTTGGAATTGAGAAGACTCAACGCTACTTCCAATTATATTAACGCTATATCACGGATCACAACCGAAGTGCTTGTTACACGATTTATAGTTAACGAATTGCAGATCGGAGTACGCAACCGAGTAGGTCAATTTTAAATGGATTAAATTTGGAAAGTaaaagagagaggaggagggaagagagaagaaaacaGCTACCGAGATAACCAAGTCTGATACTGACAGCGACATGGTTCTTCCTATTGTAACGGAATAcgatatataacaaaattactaatttatatctttgcaAATAAGAacttataatgtattataagaaACGGAATATACACGACAAAATGGGATAGAGCGAAAGCGAGATGGATATATATTGCGGAATTAGGATCTGTAATCTAGAACACGTTGAAGTTAGAAAACGAAAGATTACAAATGATGTGCATATTGAagtactattttttaacaCTAGCTATTTATAATCGCAGAGAAGAAGAGAGTGAATGAGAAAAGTAGAGCACAGTACGTGGGAACGTTTGGATGTATCCCCGTGGTAAATGCTGTAGCAtcgtattgtataaaattgttattaaactGATTTGAGGTACAGCATGAGCTCACTTTCGTTTCGAATGTGCTCGTATAGGAGAGACTGAGTTGAGCATATGTGTCTGCACAGGTTCGTGAAGATGTATATAGTTTCTCTCAAtacgta
This window of the Linepithema humile isolate Giens D197 chromosome 1, Lhum_UNIL_v1.0, whole genome shotgun sequence genome carries:
- the LOC105679706 gene encoding eukaryotic translation initiation factor 4 gamma 3 isoform X2; amino-acid sequence: MVSRYSVSKEGAVNVVGALGPMHCLLPHCGGTHHHHHLTASHPQNPQPGHNHHVHPGHQPPPPPSPSPHLNQLAHPQLTVNISHLSHHHHHQQQQQQQQQQQSQHQQTQHQQIPPQYRVTANRSEFHGTYSAQGGQVGGGAAGNVGVPTGRGPPPLGGIQTIGQSAAGIPPGGPAGGQAPSQAPAPGVQSQPPQGPAPTTTPPVHTPSPQEMGKQGHLPTQPPSLQPVYVPSQSRPGSQSYYPTAQRPQQPRGINHRGGGQGGSGTPVVGMAGVGGGGGQPPAIYSHPASLPVQASAMYISQSQVHGLHTGPHQPQSVYQMNNQIPIQFSGPPQRHQPHQNQPYYQTFQPPPTIITPPGVAFGYHTTATQAHHNYYTYMNSSNMNLTRTSTSAVSGGAQHVAGPLTGAQGAPVVPQGTLQQPTQQAQPLPPMGIPLSQTDVYSGHNGAATNANSTTRSRKPRGQNAILDIVNPVTGKNISDEIYCSNETTQSGESSNRETPQPQNNGAEVIADFAARVAKAATEESDSVSTSASETAPNTTQTTAQTSLSNVQTNSSNDTNSQCNTGPPTPTQKTIAGAGAGNIASTINSQSLGTCSNSAPQVDANATKTESKALQLPIKEFQPRSETKTGTIEESSPVVSSPMVAVTTKDTISVQLTSSAANSEIASTTATVTAEIEPEAAGAGATVSATTAPAAAPANIVATTAAAAATTATVVGPVVGTGSVPEAAKSVNAASNVIQSPVTPYWSNIAQELLKPSATASNNPVPTREPFPNLSAKTSSNLPPRRKPNATTEPPSNTKEQKERKTREKSLGSRGATPTPVHNQAADHHHQKTNGDAAGDKTEAEVLPRNEIQQKPSDGKAMQKQKSKNKLKPYELNRKGAEKEGTDMDAFVNPVSATKVAEIKQDNKDQHTPALKDSNKESGREISKDIKEKDNYESKKEKEILPVHPKVEKHVVAEVPKESAPVQAAHVVDKLPINKEVPKESSPKIEDSAKSNVCNAQPKAAVVPNDVVDHALIKEEINLEALVAQKNEENFKVSALLASNDEKVTPTVMPAAVIEKKQQLQEVEAPSGGSNASTEITTPRQPQLKYTYKEDQWSPINTTGKKIYDRDFLMKLQHEPNSKIKPPNLPNLQAVLKDTIQNINSTLDLRTFKDANLTRHDSLMPGFAKSNLNARPPATSSRKSDRGKPKPSKPNVIHVSLSLREDVKLRETENAWKPTRLKQLFITEEDAKTEALYKRVRSVLNKLTPQKFATLVEQIKHLPIDTQERLQGVINLVFEKAVDEPSFSVEYALLCKELALMEVAGGDQDCSISFKKLIITRCQKEFEKNPIDDVARNRRIKEIDECTDPEKKKELQLALEDEERRIRVKSVGNIRFIGELYKQQILTTKIMHRCVRHLLEQNDEDNLECLCKLLTTIGKDLELKGSPEEMQEYFGKMQEMVIRKGHSKISSRIRFMLQDVIDLRANKWIPRRNENNPKTIDQIQKEAESERLDMQVNSAPLNTPRKDDRNNDRKRNRGLGGPTDDGWSQPVGRVRPTTYSVETAKLKNKPPPMDDMQLGNRASYLWRATTPSNNSKTISANKFACLENMSNLDQDKRMPPLPLSGSRSTGPRECGRDYKSYDGRSSRNGTHQLGAASSRDSHPLLDSAQGRNVSMPLPVMKSVSQSGAISHKPAMSEQEFIKAHNSILKHYLEEPIVENTGLEVQQQKFDIDTLNKFTRECINYVLEKSPTERELVSKLLSHLLRRNILPMKCFKEGLGEVLEIVDDLVIDIPKIWTYLAEILSHSIEDGAIPLSEMKSVFLSLRRQGYVGKFIGELLTKVSLSKGPKWVADKWDQSGLQWSNLIDTDLENMEKIITEYNLEFLTGDYNSAKGFPTTDQLSLEKIQDYLTRLMKDNTSFDEICSWITANVGSRDKDPRFIRHLMTAILDTTLEKNHDTWKLNLETFASLQMLIQRFVDANELLELQCLYAIQHYINKIEFPPGTLVPIMNQLWMDNVISSDAFLTWQKKTPESTEDLVGHSVSIVALTSFFTDLQEPDDNSSVEELSTSAKQDC